A single window of Mastacembelus armatus unplaced genomic scaffold, fMasArm1.2, whole genome shotgun sequence DNA harbors:
- the tnfaip2a gene encoding tumor necrosis factor alpha-induced protein 2a, producing MWCLSRQDGAGRLEKNQRAWGWKLPKPKISIKFCRNCRQQNHNQSADLELCSVEEQQREELLENVSRRLIMREEQLFNQDSPCKEEKEQLQKDLEALMEQIWSVVKNTFSSSSSEQLEVLKSAVISIQQQEVQDQRWAGCSEDGVPEWRPQKCLSTHMTLLQNMVESRLTQAPEDNSNEAIELSSPVKNEVCRMGKCVNEDLMTVVRKVKDCYPPHMDILNIYAGLYHQRFSARLNELAASGLEIDDCSYLLLWVNHYYPHDVLKHKELDGRIKTTCLGSLLLPHHLNQLEEQYLTHKENKVELWLTKTISREEESWLSGRKPELIDSYYFSPLAIDVIEVIDGSLTEFNYVIRDQRKAERITAHLENFLSSYKKRLKEFVNRDHSNVHPVIKAHLACEEQLRDYITEQEGPLSEQQRHRCLEVLSALRDCGYRCLTSPIHDQLKTFYHQLWTSAWLDRSLPVVNSLLDSLNQQLTSLTNLKPACRQSLLDVLHQDVVVQYVRRMMKTRLKSNEQQVCGAQRLIEDTQMIHQFFSDGDYGGSSWLGEMLQRIAEILRLQDPESVQLELVSLARMFPDLSEDHVSALLSLKIGLSAANIRSIRRSVEENRLHNVSVNHSPVFFSRVKVKWINKINHIVLKT from the exons ATGTGGTGTTTGTCCAGGCAGGATGGAGCAG GACGCCTTGAGAAGAACCAGAgagcatgggggtggaaactGCCAAAACCGAAGATCTCGATAAAGTTCTGTAGGAACTGCAGGCAGCAGAACCACAACCAGAGTGCAG ACTTGGAGCTCTGcagtgtggaggagcagcagcggGAGGAGCTGTTGGAGAATGTCAGCAGGAGGTTGATTATGAGGGAGGAGCAGCTCTTCAATCAGGACTCCCCTTGtaaagaagagaaggagcagctgcagaaagaccTCGAAGCCCTGATGGAGCAGATATGGAGTGTCGTCAAGAACACCTTCAGCTCCTCTTCTTCTGAGCAGCTAGAGGTCCTGAAGAGCGCCGTGATCTCCATCCAGCAACAGGAGGTCCAGGACCAGCGCTGGGCAGGCTGTTCAGAGGACGGTGTCCCAGAGTGGCGTCCTCAGAAGTGTCTCAGTACTCATATGACTCTGCTGCAGAACATGGTGGAGTCAAGGCTGACACAGGCGCCAGAGGACAACTCGAATGAAGCCATCGAACTGTCCTCACCTGTGAAGAACGAG GTGTGTCGTATGGGGAAGTGTGTGAATGAGGACCTAATGACGGTGGTCAGGAAGGTGAAGGACTGCTACCCTCCCCACATGGACATCCTGAACATCTACGCTGGACTCTACCATCAGAGGTTTTCTGCTCGGCTGAATGAGCTCGCTGCTTCTGGACTGGAAATAGACGACTGCAGCTACCTGCTGCTCTGGGTCAACCACTACTATCCACA TGACGTATTAAAACACAAGGAGCTGGATGGAAGGATAAAGACCACCTGTCTGGGGTCTCTGCTGCTGCCGCACCATCTGAACCAGCTGGAGGAGCAGTACCTGACCCACAAGGAG aACAAAGTGGAGCTGTGGCTGACAAAGACAAtaagcagagaagaagagagctgGCTGAGCGGCAGGAAACCTGAACTTATTGACAGTTATTACTTCAGCCCCCTGGCTATCGATGTCATAGAG GTGATAGATGGGTCCCTGACTGAATTCAACTATGTGATCAGAGACCAGAGGAAGGCTGAGAGGATCACAGCTCACCTGGAGAACTTCCTGAGCAG CTACAAGAAACGTCTGAAGGAGTTTGTGAACAGAGATCACAGTAACGTCCACCCAGTGATCAAAGCTCACCTGGCCTGTGAGGAGCAGCTCAG GGATTACATCACAGAGCAGGAAGGACCtctgtctgagcagcagagacatCGCTGTCTGGAAGTGCTGTCTGCACTGAGGGATTGTGGGTACAGGTGTTTGACTAGTCCTATTCACGACCAGCTGAAG ACATTCTACCATCAGCTGTGGACCTCTGCCTGGTTGGACAGGTCACTTCCTGTTGTCAACTCGCTGCTGGATTCCCTGAACCAGCAACTGACAAGCCTGACTAACCTGAAACCAGCCTGCAGACAG TCCCTGCTGGACGTCCTCCATCAAGACGTGGTTGTTCAGTatgtgaggaggatgatgaagacCCGGCTGAAGAGCAATGAGCAGCAGGTGTGCGGAGCACAGCGGCTGATTGAAGACACTCAAATGATCCACCAGTTTTTCAGCGATGGG GACTACGGCGGCTCTTCATGGCTCGGTGAGATGCTCCAACGCATCGCTGAGATTCTCCGCCTGCAGGATCCTGAAAGTGTTCAGCTGGAGCTGGTCAGTCTGGCCAGGATGTTCCCTGACCTCAG
- the LOC113131224 gene encoding protein LBH-like, translated as MKTCDSTVGGASVQDAVAFQVFPDSVEHPPKLCGNLPSIVVEPTEGGQVESGELCWPPDDVNNDVTEGHNQETGEGVPVEEVEPEQHVMGRVHYS; from the exons ATGAAGACCTGTGACTCAACTGTGGGCGGAGCCTCTGTACAGGATGCTGTGGCCTTTCAG GTGTTCCCAGACTCTGTGGAGCATCCTCCGAAACTTTGCGGGAATCTCCCGTCCATCGTGGTGGAGCCGACAGAGGGAGGACAGGTGGAGAGCGGAGAGCTCTGCTGGCCTCCTGATGATGTCAACAATGATGTCACAGAGGGACACAACCAGGAGACAG GTGAAGGTGTACCTGTGGAAGAGGTGGAGCCTGAGCAGCACGTGATGGGCAGAGTTCATTATTCTTGA